Proteins encoded by one window of Rhodamnia argentea isolate NSW1041297 chromosome 6, ASM2092103v1, whole genome shotgun sequence:
- the LOC115732015 gene encoding disease resistance protein RPV1-like, whose translation MEKGANSRASSGHSYDVFLSFRGPDTRHNFTDCLYHDMTEAGILVYRDTESLPVGEKISALLPAIENSKICIPIFSTTYASSPWCLRELAHMVDCTLKSNGNKKILPIFLDVEPDDVKLRPNELKPNLYIQALLEHQKQEKFSTEVESWEKALIEVGKIRGWNWQEHEGQGVLIRSVFHTVLVELKVLYEKVTKDLVGVEDRVEAIIQELDLKSDKVRFLGIHGIGDVGESSRRNGVVHLQKQLLSKLLGSRSVSQIYGKNDAINMMERGVLRNKKFLIVLDNVDEKKQLRNLAEKGDWFGSGSRIIITIRDQSLLKIEEEATEFLTYEVREMKFDHALKLFSRHAFRSDFPPNHRVSWSETIVHILGMLPLALEVTGSSLNGKSQKIWGDTLKKLQISPPKEVQDTLMITYEMLDTEQRHVFLDIACFFVNMDKTYPLYMWDDCEYSPHNAIEVLFLMSFVKVKDDNTFWMHDQVRDLGRGIVRREDTEHPYKRSRVWKHEEAIRILKRKEGSSTMKALSLGHHEDKLTRDEFDNYPDLRFFQGDGVFLVGDFNNLLPSLRWLSWQNCPCKSEEFVANFPWTELLVLDLSCSDITDEWVGWSQIKAASKLKALDLSKCKNLTRTPDLSTFKSLERLNLEGCHNLIEIDPSIGKLQCLAALNLNGCQSLQELPEVIGCLKALTEIVMPDTPDKFRLPETFGNLKSLLTLDVSHRQISKLPYSIGGLVELTRLSLYQCTKIKELPESVGKLQSLVELDLSWTSVFHLPDSIGDLKQLKVLRMSHISGMTKLPSVIGKVEKLEELDARGCRNLTGEIPEEIGGLSCLRILDLSDTRISGLPTTVSRLSNLQTLNLELCLELKKLPELPPSLTCSRGATNRHGICAGEYHCSSH comes from the exons ATGGAGAAAGGGGCGAATTCACGGGCATCCTCCGGACATTCGTACGATGTTTTCCTAAGTTTTCGAGGGCCAGACACTCGTCACAATTTCACCGATTGTCTTTATCACGATATGACGGAGGCCGGGATCCTCGTCTATAGGGACACTGAATCCCTCCCTGTGGGTGAAAAAATTAGTGCACTTCTACCAGCGATTGAGAACTCCAAGATCTGCATTCCCATATTCTCCACAACTTATGCTTCAAGTCCCTGGTGCCTCCGGGAGCTCGCACACATGGTCGACTGCACCTTGAAATCGAATGGGAACAAGAAGATTCTACCCATTTTCTTGGATGTGGAACCTGATGACGTCAAGCTCAGGCCGAACGAACTCAAACCAAACTTATACATCCAAGCACTTTTGGAGCACCAGAAGCAGGAGAAGTTCAGCACTGAAGTAGAGTCATGGGAAAAGGCTCTCATTGAGGTGGGCAAGATAAGGGGATGGAACTGGCAGGAGCATGAAGG CCAAGGAGTTCTGATACGATCAGTTTTTCACACTGTTTTGGTTGAGCTCAAGGTCTTGTATGAAAAAGTGACCAAAGATCTAGTTGGAGTTGAAGATCGTGTAGAAGCTATAATCCAAGAGTTGGATCTGAAATCTGATAAAGTACGGTTTTTGGGAATCCACGGAATAGGAG ACGTTGGTGAATCATCACGACGCAATGGTGTGGTACATTTGCAAAAGCAATTGTTATCCAAGCTCCTTGGTTCTCGTTCTGTCAGCCAAATTTATGGCAAAAATGATGCAATCAACATGATGGAGAGAGGAGTactcagaaataaaaaatttctcataGTTCTCGATAACGTGGATGAGAAAAAGCAACTAAGAAATCTAGCAGAGAAAGGTGATTGGTTTGGTTCCGGTAGTAGGATTATCATAACTATTAGGGACCAAAGTCTCCTAAAGATTGAGGAAGAAGCAACAGAATTTTTGACATACGAAGTACGGGAGATGAAATTTGATCATGCTCTCAAGCTTTTCAGTAGGCATGCCTTTAGAAGTGACTTTCCACCGAATCATCGTGTCTCCTGGTCAGAAACAATTGTTCATATTTTGGGAATGCTTCCTTTAGCTCTCGAGGTAACTGGTTCGTCCCTTAACggtaaatcacaaaaaatatggGGAGACACATTGAAGAAGCTACAAATTTCTCCTCCCAAGGAAGTTCAAGATACATTGATGATAACTTATGAAATGTTAGATACTGAACAAAGGCATGTATTTTTGgatatagcttgtttttttgttaacaTGGATAAAACATACCCACTCTACATGTGGGATGACTGTGAATACTCCCCACATAATGCCATTGAAGTCCTCTTTCTCATGTCCTTTGTAAAAGTCAAAGACGACAATACTTTTTGGATGCACGATCAAGTGCGGGACCTCGGAAGGGGAATCGTCCGTCGAGAGGATACCGAACATCCCTACAAGCGTAGCAGAGTGTGGAAACACGAGGAAGCCATAAGAATCCTGAAGCGGAAAGAG GGGAGTAGTACAATGAAAGCATTGTCACTGGGACATCATGAAGACAAACTAACACGTGATGAATTTGACAATTACCCAGACCTGAGGTTCTTTCAAGGTGATGGGGTGTTCCTTGTTGGAGATTTCAATAATCTTCTCCCCAGTTTAAGATGGCTTTCCTGGCAAAATTGCCCTTGCAAGTCTGAGGAGTTTGTGGCAAACTTTCCTTGGACTGAATTACTCGTTCTTGACCTTTCATGCAGCGATATTACAGATGAATGGGTTGGCTGGAGCCAAATCAAA GCGGCAAGTAAACTGAAAGCACTAGATCTCAGCAAGTGCAAAAACTTGACGAGAACGCCTGATTTATCTACGTTCAAGTCCTTGGAGAGATTGAATCTTGAAGGCTGTCACAActtaattgaaattgacccatcgATTGGTAAATTACAGTGCCTAGCTGCTTTGAACTTGAATGGATGTCAGTCTCTTCAAGAGTTGCCTGAAGTAATAGGATGTCTAAAAGCTTTGACAGAGATTGTCATGCCCGATACGCCAGATAAATTTAGACTTCCGGAGACGTTTGGTAATTTGAAGTCATTGTTGACCTTGGATGTATCACATAGGCAGATCAGCAAACTGCCATACTCAATTGGAGGACTGGTGGAACTTACACGGTTGAGTTTATATCAGTGTACAAAGATAAAGGAACTTCCAGAATCGGTTGGAAAACTACAATCGCTAGTTGAGTTGGATTTATCATGGACAAGTGTTTTCCACCTACCTGATTCCATCGGCGATCTAAAGCAATTGAAAGTACTTCGGATGAGCCACATATCGGGGATGACAAAATTACCAAGTGTGATCGGGAAggtggagaagcttgaagagttAG ATGCTAGAGGATGTCGCAACTTGACTGGCGAAATCCctgaagaaattggtggattATCCTGTTTGAGGATCCTAGACTTGTCAGACACACGTATATCCGGATTACCCACCACTGTGAGTCGCCTCTCTAATCTCCAAACGCTTAATCTGGAACTATGTCTTGAGCTTAAAAAGTTGCCGGAGCTTCCCCCAAGTTTGACTTGTTCGAGAGGCGCCACTAATAGACATGGCATATGCGCTGGAGAGTATCACTGCTCTTCCCACTAG